In Xenopus laevis strain J_2021 chromosome 2S, Xenopus_laevis_v10.1, whole genome shotgun sequence, a genomic segment contains:
- the hspb1.S gene encoding heat shock protein family B (small) member 1 S homeolog — MSERKIPFTFLRTPSWDPFRDWYQGSICLFDQSFGMPRIPEDWYQWPSTNWPGYVRLFPSQSMEAVPPITPAADAAAPDFSRALSRQLSSGISEIRQTSDRWKISLDVNHFAPEELVVKTKDGIVEITGKHEEKQDEHGFVSRCFTRKYTLPPGVDINAVASSLSPDGILTVEAPLPKPAIQSAEINIPIGTTEAKKGEEAAKK; from the exons ATGTCCGAACGCAAAATACCATTCACCTTCCTCCGCACTCCAAGCTGGGACCCATTTCGGGACTGGTACCAAGGAAGCATTTGCCTTTTTGATCAGTCATTCGGTATGCCACGTATTCCTGAGGACTGGTACCAATGGCCTAGCACCAACTGGCCAGGCTATGTTCGCTTGTTTCCAAGCCAATCCATGGAAGCTGTGCCCCCCATTACACCTGCTGCTGATGCAGCTGCTCCTGACTTCAGTCGTGCCCTCAGCCGACAACTTAGCAGTGGAATCTCAGAGATCCGTCAGACTTCAGACAGATGGAAAATCAGCTTGGATGTCAACCATTTTGCCCCAGAGGAGCTGGTTGTAAAAACTAAAGATGGCATTGTGGAAATCACAG GCAAACATGAAGAGAAACAAGATGAACATGGCTTCGTCTCTAGGTGCTTCACTAGAAAGTACAC TCTTCCTCCAGGTGTTGATATAAACGCAGTGGCCTCATCGCTTTCTCCTGATGGCATTTTGACTGTCGAGGCCCCACTACCAAAACCTGCCATTCAGTCTGCAGAGATCAACATCCCAATTGGCACAACCGAGGCTAAGAAAGGGGAGGAGGCTGCCAAGAAATAA
- the LOC108708933 gene encoding uncharacterized protein LOC108708933 isoform X2 produces the protein MAENHNRQMGSANNQRRIPNRIFSQATRKVYSLASKRQNISNSGKRLYSYGRFGRGKPFRAKEGDIFHNVPGTQDQRQSKTGYRFKVPEQIYRKEEVPNGDYKVSPKFAQQKRSDGNYRSKGCLSACANSCGKQKISESGGIPGWESQAFSVQGITLRHNISTKGIYKNHRGVGSGLEEGGYLRHTLSRRLVVKGVQRQRNGKKSTKNSRDSRSTWLAVEQRKIKFAAINFSKILGFSHQYQEHEDYSATRKVEQDCSRDKVDDQEQESDNSQSDETPWAVHSSNRGSSMGKSPNENLASKNFGNMEPKGVRFTKNHESDGETEKVVTVVVSTTQSEKGEVISSNRTSCDNDRCIPPGLGGTSEKTYCSRAMVCEDEVSIIKLQRAESSMEGAESLQEQNLFQKCPDSVGQHIGGGIHQSPRWNEIKETGKIVCQDHVLGSEQVITYHGDPHKRSGQSVGGPTQQAEESAGRVVFESEDLPRGSQTMGTTSDRFDGHQNESQVQEILFYLPQGQTDISGCFLHDLEISSSICISSSTHDPESNQEGEAGSSKGNSHYTELAQEIMVPRTLTSIQGQVLESTTEERFDNSEGDGISGLEKTKIDSMDVERTALVDQGLSKEVVETLLQSRKKSTSSAYERIWKVYDRWCSQKGFSSLQKGIAQILQFLQDGFDKGLQPNTLRVQVSALSAHLNTRLSLEPMVRRFLTATKRLRPRVKSFVSPWDLDFVLNRLCKPPFEPLQEIPLKMLTLKTVFLTAITSARRIGEIQALGASDPYIVFFSDKVCLRTLPFFIPKVPTSWCTDEVINLPIFFPEPKDDAERLLHSLDLKRCLMMYLERTKQLRKSDHLFILFSGKNKGNKASKASIARWLKETITTVYVLENREPPKVTKAHSTRGIATSWAERACASPQDICKAATWSSLHTFVKHYRLDILSARDTAFGSKEELEFNPWCAALRTNGKENSTV, from the exons ATGGCAGAAAACCACAACAGACAGATGGGTTCTGCAAACAATCAAAGAAGGATACCAAATAGAATTTTTTCACAAGCCACCAGAAAGGTTTATAGTCTCGCATCAAAGAGACAAAACATTTCAAACAGCGGTAAAAGACTTTATTCATATGGACGTTTTGGAAGAGGTAAACCCTTCAGAGCAAAAGAGGGGGATATATTCCACAATGTTCCTGGTACCCAAGACCAGCGGCAAAGTAAGACTGGTTATCGATTTAAGGTACCTGAACAAATTTATAGAAAAGAAGAAGTTCCGAATGGAGACTATAAGGTCAGTCCAAAATTTGCTCAACAAAAAAGATCTGATGGTAACTATCGATCTAAGGGATGCTTATCTGCATGTGCCAATTCATGTGGAAAGCAGAAAATATCTGAGAGTGGCGGTATTCCTGGATGGGAATCTCAAGCATTTTCAGTTCAAGGCATTACCCTTCGGCATAACATCAGCACCAAGGGTATTTACAAAAATCATCGTGGTGTTGGCAGCGGCCTTGAGGAAGGAGGGTATTTACGTCATACCCTATCTAGACGATTGGTTGTTAAAGGCGTCCAACgtcaaagaaatggaaaaaaatctacaaaaaacaGTAGAGATTCTAGAAGCACATGGCTGGCTGTTgaacagagaaaaatcaaatttgCTGCCATCAACTTCAGTAAAATTCTTGGGTTTTCACATCAATACCAAGAGCATGAAGATTATTCTGCCACAAGAAAAGTTGAACAGGATTGTTCAAGAGACAAAGTTGATGATCAAGAACAAGAGAGTGACAATTCGCAAAGCGATGAAACTCCTTGGGCTGTTCACAGCAGCAATAGAGGCAGTTCCATGGGCAAAAGCCCGAATGAGAACCTTGCAAGCAAAAATTTTGGGAACATGGAACCGAAAGGTGTCAGGTTTACAAAAAATCATGAGAGTGACGGAGAGACTGAAAAAGTCGTTACAGTGGTGGTGTCAACCACACAATCTGAAAAAGGGGAAGTTATTTCTTCCAACAGAACCAGTTGTGATAACGACAGATGCATCCCTCCAGGGCTGGGGGGCACATCTGAGAAAACATACTGCTCAAGGGCTATGGTCTGCGAAGATGAGGTCAGTATCATCAAATTACAGAGAGCTGAAAGCAGTATGGAAGGCGCTGAAAGTCTTCAAGAGCAAAATTTGTTCCAAAAATGTCCTGATTCAGTCGGACAACATATCGGTGGTGGCATACATCAATCACCAAGGTGGAACGAGATCAAAGAAACTGGCAAGATTGTGTGCCAAGATCATGTCTTGGGCTCAGAACAAGTTATCACATATCATGGCGATCCACATAAGAGGAGTGGACAATCAGTGGGCGGACCAACTCAGCAGGCAGAAGAGAGTGCCGGGAGAGTGGTCTTTGAATCAGAAGACCTTCCGAGAGGTAGTCAAACTATGGGGACAACCTCAGATCGATTTGATGGCCACCAGAATGAATCGCAAGTGCAGGAAATTCTGTTCTATTTACCGCAAGGACAGACCGACATTTCTGGATGCTTTCTCCATGACTTGGAAATTTCATCTAGCATATGTATTTCCTCCAGTACCCATGATCCAGAAAGTAATCAAGAAGGTGAAGCAGGATCAAGCAAAGGTAATAGCCATTATACCGAGTTGGCCCAGGAGATCATGGTACCCAGAACTCTTACATCTATCCAGGGGCAGGTACTGGAGTCTACCACTGAGGAAAGATTTGATAACTCAGAAGGGGATGGAATTTCCGGACTTGAAAAGACTAAAATTGACAGCATGGATGTTGAACGCACAGCATTGGTAGATCAAGGGTTGTCTAAAGAAGTAGTTGAAACTCTACTTCAATCTAGGAAAAAGTCAACATCTTCTGCATATGAAAGAATCTGGAAGGTGTATGATAGGTGGTGTTCCCAGAAAGGGTTTTCTTCGCTTCAGAAGGGAATTGCTCAGATCTTACAGTTCTTGCAAGATGGGTTTGACAAAGGATTGCAGCCAAACACTTTGAGAGTGCAGGTGTCAGCATTATCTGCTCATTTGAACACAAGGTTATCCTTAGAACCGATGGTGAGAAGATTTCTAACAGCCACTAAACGACTGAGACCGAGAGTTAAATCATTTGTTTCTCCATGGGATCTTGATTTTGTCCTTAATAGATTATGTAAACCTCCCTTTGAACCGCTACAAGAAATTCCATTGAAGATGCTGACTCTTAAAACGGTTTTTCTCACAGCAATAACATCAGCTAGGAGAATAGGAGAGATACAGGCATTGGGAGCCTCGGatccatatatagtttttttctcAGACAAAGTATGTTTGAGGACTTTACCATTTTTTATACCTAAAGTACCAACATCGTGGTGTACAGATGAAGTGATAAATCTACCAATATTTTTTCCGGAGCCAAAAGACGATGCTGAGAGGTTACTTCACAGTCTTGACCTGAAGAGATGTTTGATGATGTATCTAGAAAGAACAAAACAGCTGAGAAAATCAGATCATCTCTTTATTCTCTTTAGTGGGAAGAACAAAGGAAATAAGGCTTCAAAGGCATCGATTGCGAGATGGCTCAAAGAAACAATTACAACTGTTTATGTATTGGAAAATAGAGAACCTCCAAAGGTTACAAAGGCACATTCAACGAGAGGTATAGCGACATCCTGGGCAGAGAGAGCTTGTGCATCACCTCAGGATATCTGCAAAGCAGCAACTTGGAGCAGTTTGCATACGTTTGTGAAGCATTACAGACTAGACATCTTGTCAGCACGTGATACAGCTTTTGGCAGCAAG GAGGAACTGGAGTTTAACCCTTggtgtgctgccttacggactaatggaaaagaaaattccactg
- the LOC108708933 gene encoding uncharacterized protein LOC108708933 isoform X1 has product MAENHNRQMGSANNQRRIPNRIFSQATRKVYSLASKRQNISNSGKRLYSYGRFGRGKPFRAKEGDIFHNVPGTQDQRQSKTGYRFKVPEQIYRKEEVPNGDYKVSPKFAQQKRSDGNYRSKGCLSACANSCGKQKISESGGIPGWESQAFSVQGITLRHNISTKGIYKNHRGVGSGLEEGGYLRHTLSRRLVVKGVQRQRNGKKSTKNSRDSRSTWLAVEQRKIKFAAINFSKILGFSHQYQEHEDYSATRKVEQDCSRDKVDDQEQESDNSQSDETPWAVHSSNRGSSMGKSPNENLASKNFGNMEPKGVRFTKNHESDGETEKVVTVVVSTTQSEKGEVISSNRTSCDNDRCIPPGLGGTSEKTYCSRAMVCEDEVSIIKLQRAESSMEGAESLQEQNLFQKCPDSVGQHIGGGIHQSPRWNEIKETGKIVCQDHVLGSEQVITYHGDPHKRSGQSVGGPTQQAEESAGRVVFESEDLPRGSQTMGTTSDRFDGHQNESQVQEILFYLPQGQTDISGCFLHDLEISSSICISSSTHDPESNQEGEAGSSKGNSHYTELAQEIMVPRTLTSIQGQVLESTTEERFDNSEGDGISGLEKTKIDSMDVERTALVDQGLSKEVVETLLQSRKKSTSSAYERIWKVYDRWCSQKGFSSLQKGIAQILQFLQDGFDKGLQPNTLRVQVSALSAHLNTRLSLEPMVRRFLTATKRLRPRVKSFVSPWDLDFVLNRLCKPPFEPLQEIPLKMLTLKTVFLTAITSARRIGEIQALGASDPYIVFFSDKVCLRTLPFFIPKVPTSWCTDEVINLPIFFPEPKDDAERLLHSLDLKRCLMMYLERTKQLRKSDHLFILFSGKNKGNKASKASIARWLKETITTVYVLENREPPKVTKAHSTRGIATSWAERACASPQDICKAATWSSLHTFVKHYRLDILSARDTAFGSKEELEFNPWCAALRTNGKENSTATVGIQLPI; this is encoded by the exons ATGGCAGAAAACCACAACAGACAGATGGGTTCTGCAAACAATCAAAGAAGGATACCAAATAGAATTTTTTCACAAGCCACCAGAAAGGTTTATAGTCTCGCATCAAAGAGACAAAACATTTCAAACAGCGGTAAAAGACTTTATTCATATGGACGTTTTGGAAGAGGTAAACCCTTCAGAGCAAAAGAGGGGGATATATTCCACAATGTTCCTGGTACCCAAGACCAGCGGCAAAGTAAGACTGGTTATCGATTTAAGGTACCTGAACAAATTTATAGAAAAGAAGAAGTTCCGAATGGAGACTATAAGGTCAGTCCAAAATTTGCTCAACAAAAAAGATCTGATGGTAACTATCGATCTAAGGGATGCTTATCTGCATGTGCCAATTCATGTGGAAAGCAGAAAATATCTGAGAGTGGCGGTATTCCTGGATGGGAATCTCAAGCATTTTCAGTTCAAGGCATTACCCTTCGGCATAACATCAGCACCAAGGGTATTTACAAAAATCATCGTGGTGTTGGCAGCGGCCTTGAGGAAGGAGGGTATTTACGTCATACCCTATCTAGACGATTGGTTGTTAAAGGCGTCCAACgtcaaagaaatggaaaaaaatctacaaaaaacaGTAGAGATTCTAGAAGCACATGGCTGGCTGTTgaacagagaaaaatcaaatttgCTGCCATCAACTTCAGTAAAATTCTTGGGTTTTCACATCAATACCAAGAGCATGAAGATTATTCTGCCACAAGAAAAGTTGAACAGGATTGTTCAAGAGACAAAGTTGATGATCAAGAACAAGAGAGTGACAATTCGCAAAGCGATGAAACTCCTTGGGCTGTTCACAGCAGCAATAGAGGCAGTTCCATGGGCAAAAGCCCGAATGAGAACCTTGCAAGCAAAAATTTTGGGAACATGGAACCGAAAGGTGTCAGGTTTACAAAAAATCATGAGAGTGACGGAGAGACTGAAAAAGTCGTTACAGTGGTGGTGTCAACCACACAATCTGAAAAAGGGGAAGTTATTTCTTCCAACAGAACCAGTTGTGATAACGACAGATGCATCCCTCCAGGGCTGGGGGGCACATCTGAGAAAACATACTGCTCAAGGGCTATGGTCTGCGAAGATGAGGTCAGTATCATCAAATTACAGAGAGCTGAAAGCAGTATGGAAGGCGCTGAAAGTCTTCAAGAGCAAAATTTGTTCCAAAAATGTCCTGATTCAGTCGGACAACATATCGGTGGTGGCATACATCAATCACCAAGGTGGAACGAGATCAAAGAAACTGGCAAGATTGTGTGCCAAGATCATGTCTTGGGCTCAGAACAAGTTATCACATATCATGGCGATCCACATAAGAGGAGTGGACAATCAGTGGGCGGACCAACTCAGCAGGCAGAAGAGAGTGCCGGGAGAGTGGTCTTTGAATCAGAAGACCTTCCGAGAGGTAGTCAAACTATGGGGACAACCTCAGATCGATTTGATGGCCACCAGAATGAATCGCAAGTGCAGGAAATTCTGTTCTATTTACCGCAAGGACAGACCGACATTTCTGGATGCTTTCTCCATGACTTGGAAATTTCATCTAGCATATGTATTTCCTCCAGTACCCATGATCCAGAAAGTAATCAAGAAGGTGAAGCAGGATCAAGCAAAGGTAATAGCCATTATACCGAGTTGGCCCAGGAGATCATGGTACCCAGAACTCTTACATCTATCCAGGGGCAGGTACTGGAGTCTACCACTGAGGAAAGATTTGATAACTCAGAAGGGGATGGAATTTCCGGACTTGAAAAGACTAAAATTGACAGCATGGATGTTGAACGCACAGCATTGGTAGATCAAGGGTTGTCTAAAGAAGTAGTTGAAACTCTACTTCAATCTAGGAAAAAGTCAACATCTTCTGCATATGAAAGAATCTGGAAGGTGTATGATAGGTGGTGTTCCCAGAAAGGGTTTTCTTCGCTTCAGAAGGGAATTGCTCAGATCTTACAGTTCTTGCAAGATGGGTTTGACAAAGGATTGCAGCCAAACACTTTGAGAGTGCAGGTGTCAGCATTATCTGCTCATTTGAACACAAGGTTATCCTTAGAACCGATGGTGAGAAGATTTCTAACAGCCACTAAACGACTGAGACCGAGAGTTAAATCATTTGTTTCTCCATGGGATCTTGATTTTGTCCTTAATAGATTATGTAAACCTCCCTTTGAACCGCTACAAGAAATTCCATTGAAGATGCTGACTCTTAAAACGGTTTTTCTCACAGCAATAACATCAGCTAGGAGAATAGGAGAGATACAGGCATTGGGAGCCTCGGatccatatatagtttttttctcAGACAAAGTATGTTTGAGGACTTTACCATTTTTTATACCTAAAGTACCAACATCGTGGTGTACAGATGAAGTGATAAATCTACCAATATTTTTTCCGGAGCCAAAAGACGATGCTGAGAGGTTACTTCACAGTCTTGACCTGAAGAGATGTTTGATGATGTATCTAGAAAGAACAAAACAGCTGAGAAAATCAGATCATCTCTTTATTCTCTTTAGTGGGAAGAACAAAGGAAATAAGGCTTCAAAGGCATCGATTGCGAGATGGCTCAAAGAAACAATTACAACTGTTTATGTATTGGAAAATAGAGAACCTCCAAAGGTTACAAAGGCACATTCAACGAGAGGTATAGCGACATCCTGGGCAGAGAGAGCTTGTGCATCACCTCAGGATATCTGCAAAGCAGCAACTTGGAGCAGTTTGCATACGTTTGTGAAGCATTACAGACTAGACATCTTGTCAGCACGTGATACAGCTTTTGGCAGCAAG GAGGAACTGGAGTTTAACCCTTggtgtgctgccttacggactaatggaaaagaaaattccactg